TGAAGTACCAAGAAAATATTGTTGTTGGTGGGGCCAGTGGAAGTGACAATAATAATTTGGTGGGTAAGGAAGTGAATAACATACAATATATGGAGATGGAAGACAATAATGAAATATTGGAAATAGAGGAATCATCATGGCAAGAAAAGATGGTTGGGGGGCATTTGTTATCACCAACTCCTAGTTTAGGTAGTTATTTAAGTTGGGATGATGTGGAAAGTGAGGTTGAAGTGTCTTTATGGAGTTATAGTATGTAATTATGTTATTCGAATTTGGGTGTGGATATCTAATACGGGTGCACGAGAATAAATAGATATACGATCATAGctactttttctatttttacttgGATTGACTTAGCATGTCAGTCTAATCTAACCTTATTGACTAAAAGGAAGGGATGAAGATACCTATTTTTGCATCTTTCATTCGGAAACTTTTAGGATTCAAGGTATGCATGGATTCGAGATTTCGAGTTATATGAAAAAAGGTGTTGGGATACAATCAATAAATGAATGTTATgacatatataaaatatatattcaattaattaaagttattgtactaaaactaataaatatatatatctttttaaaTACCTAATGTATTATTCATAATCTAGCTCATGTAATAGCATATATATTGATGTAAACCtacaaattttttttatgtattattatattatttatatttgtaaCATTAAAACACGTGGTTGATATGAGTGGACTATTATAAGCtccaaaattaattaataagtgTGGCTGAATTTAAAATTCTCCATCTAATGTTATCTATAATAATccatgacataagatgcattaCGTAGGTTTTCATCTTTTTGTCTTTGTGctttttcttattctattgCTTTTTATTCAAGAATTAAATTAAAAGTAAGAAAATATCAAACCAATTACGTATTGTCTTTGTTCCACTTTACCTGATGAGGTCTAGCGGTTGACAGTAATAAGGTTTCATATTCAAATCGCAGCGGAAATTCGTTTGGCTGGAACAAGTTATTTTGAGATAAACTATCTCATAATAACTTAGTCCATCACTAAAGTATAAATGTTGGAATAAGTAATTCAAGGATTATCTAATACCTCCAATCAAACGCAGGATAAAATAATCCTGTATTTTATTTCGGGATTATTATAACTTATTCCTCACACCGAATGACTTTTAAGTAATTCTTCCGATATATTCTAGTCTTGATAGATAGAGTTATCTGATATTGACAAATGACACATATCTCGTGAAATTAGGGTTGCATATCGGTTGGTTCGGTTTAGTTTTGAAATTTATCGGTTTGACTTatcaattataaatttataGCTATGCCAAACCGTTATAGAACCATTAAGATATTGGCTTATCGGATATCGATTTATTGGttattgatcattatcggaTCAGTTATCGGTTTAACCATTAAGatttgatacaaaaaaaaaatattgaaaatcacTTAGAAACAAGGTAACAAACCAAATGAACCATGCACATTAGTTGTTAAATTGTGTCTTGCTCATAagcaaatataaaatattatataataaccaagagtttgagacaacaagaaataaaaatatgaaaactaaACCCTTAGTGAAGGATTTTCTATacaaaatgataataaatataaattattgagTTACTATCAAATTATCAGTTTACCCgttaagaaaaatcataaaCCGTTAAGAACCGATAACCcaacaataaaaaaatcattttcaaaattGCTAAATCAATAATTCATTACCTATtaatcaataacatttttttgatTCAGTTTATCAAAGTTATGCTCATTTTAATAACATTGcataacaaaattaaaatatgggtataagttatacaatttttttatgttatttttatattatttatatttttgtaacaTTAAAACACCTGGTTGATATGAGTCGACTATTATAAGATCCAAAATTAATTAGTAAGTGTGGCTGAATTTAAAATTCTTCATCTAATGTTATATATAATAATCCATGACATAAGATGATGTATCGTCATCTTTTTGTCTTTGTGctttttcttattctattgttttttattcaagaattaaattaaaagtaagaaaatatcaaaatcaattaCGTATTGCCTTGTTCCACTTTATCTGATGAGGCTTAGCTGCACacagatattttttaaaaaggtcAAATCACATCGGGTGTTTACGCTCAATCAAAAACTACAAGTCATGTCTCtgttatatataaatttatcacttaattaataattatattatgtgtagataaatatttattcatattcAATGTTTACATAAAATTAATAGGGGCGGATCCACGTGTAAGATATTGATGTTCGAGCATTCATTGACCccaataaaatttttatatatctatataaaaatatttaaaaaattgatataatcTATTAATGAGCATCTATTAACCAAAAGTTAAGTGTGCGCTGTGATGCCCTTGAGTGTGAGGGTTTGAACCttggtaaaataaaaatatatttttaattgaaaaacAAGGTAAATTGAAGTTTCTTCTTACATGtttactcttctttttatacCTTTATACTGCTATTtgcttacttttttttttctattcaatttATTGTTTTCCcactttattataaaaatattagtgaGCTTTTGGAAGAAACTAATCATAATAACTAAACCATCATGTAGGTTTACTAAATTCATAATtaacaaaatcaaattaaacaAATATCTGTATAATAAAATTACACGTTTTTCTCTTTAAATAGATTGATCTCTAATTTAACCAGTGAAATATTGTGATATAAAAAATATCCAAAGGTGTTGCCTAGTAATTGAAAGTCATAAGAtgtcaaatttaaatttcaataaaaaCAAATACACGGATCATTTTATCGgggataaattattttaaaattaattattccaCCACACAAATATGGTCAAGATGCGTGAATGTGTGTAGCACCCGTTTGTCTGTTTCCTGAGAACTCGACAAAGTTTATGTCCCATTGACCCAAAACATAAAAGGAATAGTACTCACATTTTTTAATCTTATTATAAAGCTAATTCCCAACTCACTACTTTaagcattttttaaatatttatttatttatttatagaagCATACCCCAcgaagaataagaagaaaagtTGTTTCTTTTCACAATTCTTTTAATCGAAAATGATTTCCGTGTTCGTGTCTATATCGTAGCCACGTGCTTTCATTTTCTTTACTTTAATTCATAATCCAAAAGTATatccaaaatctataaaaaCCACTTTCAAACTTTCAACAAATTCTAAAGAAACATCTTCTAGCCGTAtcacttcaaactccaagaaAATCAGTACCCTATTACAGGCTGACACGTGTCTAAAAATGAATAACAACTCGAGTTCGTACACTTCAGATCTCAACTCATTAAGTGCATTAACGGCTCTCGATGAGGAAGGAATACTATTAATAGCTTCGAACCAGCCCAAGAAACGTGCTGGGAGGAAGAAGTTCAAGGAAACTCGCCATCCGATTTATAGGGGAGTGAGGAGGAGGAATAATAACAAGTGGGTTTGCGAGGTACGTGAGCCTAGTGAGCAGAAAAGAATATGGCTAGGAACTTACCCTACTCCTGAAATGGCGGCTCGAGCTCATGATGTAGCTGCATTAACACTTAGAGGTAATCTAGCCACTCTAAACTTTGCTGACTCTCGTTGGCGGTTGCCAGTTCCGGCATCAAAGGACCCCAAGGACATACGTCAGGCGGCAGTTATAGCTGCACAAGGTTTTTCTCAAGATACTGAATTAGTTGGAGTCGACTATATGAATGGGGAAGTTATAAATTCCAGTACTAAAGAAGTAAAGTACCAAGAGATTGATATTGCGAGGGCTAATAATGGAAGTAGTAGTGATTTTGGAGCGAAGGAATTGAATATGGATATGGAGAACATTTTATGTTGTAATTGGGGAGAAGATAACGAGATGTTGGAGATGGAAGGATGGCGAGAAAAGATGGCGGAGGGGCTTTTGTTTTCACCAACTCCGCGTTTAGGTAGTTGTTTCAGTTGGGATGATGTGGAAAGTGACGTCGAGGTG
The genomic region above belongs to Solanum dulcamara chromosome 5, daSolDulc1.2, whole genome shotgun sequence and contains:
- the LOC129890315 gene encoding dehydration-responsive element-binding protein 1F-like — protein: MNNNSSSYTSDLNSLSALTALDEEGILLIASNQPKKRAGRKKFKETRHPIYRGVRRRNNNKWVCEVREPSEQKRIWLGTYPTPEMAARAHDVAALTLRGNLATLNFADSRWRLPVPASKDPKDIRQAAVIAAQGFSQDTELVGVDYMNGEVINSSTKEVKYQEIDIARANNGSSSDFGAKELNMDMENILCCNWGEDNEMLEMEGWREKMAEGLLFSPTPRLGSCFSWDDVESDVEVSLWSYNI